A region from the Agrobacterium cucumeris genome encodes:
- a CDS encoding ABC transporter ATP-binding protein: protein MDPAIELVGIDKKFGAVHANKNINLTVAKGTIHGIIGENGAGKSTLMSILYGFYQADAGEVRVNGAPVAIRDSQAAINAGIGMVHQHFMLVENFTVLENVMLGAEGGALLAKGRAGARKELKRLEDDYGLEVDPDAVIEELPVGLQQRVEILKAMYRGAEILILDEPTGVLTPAEADHLFKILGVLREQGKTIILITHKLREIMAITDSVSVMRRGEMVATRKTSETSVEELAELMVGRRVLLRVEKGETTPGEVLLSIRNLTVKDSRGVTMVDDVSLDVRAGEIVGIAGVAGNGQSELLEAIAGIRKPSSGEIWVDGQKVDRPDPAILRKLGLAHIPEDRHHMGLVLKFEEYENSILGYHHDERYGKGPFLNPEAIRKDAVEKIEKYDIRPPNPHLKTANFSGGNQQKIVVAREIERDPKMLIIGQPTRGVDIGAIEFIHRRIIEMRDAGKAILLVSVELDEIRSLSDRIMVMFAGRVVGEKTAEAEEQTLGLMMAGIAA from the coding sequence ATGGATCCTGCAATCGAGCTCGTGGGCATCGACAAGAAATTCGGTGCCGTTCACGCCAACAAGAATATCAATCTGACCGTCGCCAAGGGCACGATCCACGGCATCATCGGGGAAAATGGCGCCGGAAAATCGACTTTGATGTCGATACTCTATGGTTTTTACCAGGCAGATGCCGGTGAAGTCAGGGTAAACGGCGCACCCGTTGCGATCCGTGACAGTCAGGCCGCGATCAATGCCGGTATCGGCATGGTGCATCAGCATTTCATGCTGGTGGAAAATTTCACCGTTCTGGAAAACGTCATGCTGGGTGCGGAGGGCGGCGCATTGCTGGCCAAAGGCCGGGCCGGAGCGCGCAAGGAGCTGAAGCGTCTCGAGGATGATTACGGACTGGAAGTCGATCCGGATGCGGTAATCGAGGAATTGCCTGTTGGTCTGCAACAGCGCGTCGAAATCCTCAAAGCCATGTATCGTGGTGCCGAAATCCTGATTCTCGACGAGCCGACCGGCGTTCTGACGCCGGCTGAGGCCGATCACCTTTTCAAGATTCTCGGTGTCCTGCGTGAGCAGGGCAAGACCATCATCCTCATCACCCACAAGCTGCGCGAAATCATGGCGATCACGGACTCCGTCTCCGTCATGCGCCGCGGCGAAATGGTGGCGACCCGCAAGACCTCCGAAACCAGCGTCGAGGAACTGGCCGAACTGATGGTCGGCCGCCGTGTGCTGCTGCGGGTGGAAAAGGGCGAGACGACGCCGGGCGAGGTTCTTCTCTCCATCCGTAATCTCACCGTCAAGGACAGCCGTGGCGTCACCATGGTCGACGATGTCTCGCTGGATGTCCGCGCCGGTGAAATCGTCGGCATCGCCGGGGTCGCCGGCAATGGTCAATCGGAACTGCTGGAAGCCATCGCCGGCATACGCAAGCCCTCTTCGGGCGAGATATGGGTGGATGGTCAGAAGGTGGATCGTCCCGATCCTGCGATCCTGCGCAAACTTGGTCTGGCGCATATCCCGGAAGACCGCCATCATATGGGGCTGGTGCTGAAATTCGAGGAATATGAAAACTCCATCCTTGGTTATCACCATGACGAGCGTTACGGAAAGGGGCCTTTCCTGAATCCCGAGGCCATCCGCAAGGATGCCGTCGAAAAGATCGAGAAATACGATATCCGGCCGCCGAACCCGCATTTGAAGACCGCCAATTTTTCCGGCGGCAATCAGCAGAAGATCGTCGTTGCCCGCGAAATCGAACGCGACCCGAAGATGCTGATCATCGGCCAGCCGACACGCGGCGTGGATATCGGCGCCATCGAATTCATCCACCGCCGCATCATCGAAATGCGTGATGCCGGCAAGGCGATTTTACTGGTTTCGGTCGAACTCGATGAAATCCGCTCCCTTTCGGACCGGATCATGGTCATGTTCGCCGGCCGTGTCGTTGGAGAAAAAACGGCGGAAGCCGAAGAACAGACGCTGGGCCTGATGATGGCCGGCATCGCCGCATGA
- a CDS encoding ABC transporter permease — MSTASAPLPNWISYGLLPLLNVITAFLISGLVVWSIGENPLAALRLLIEGALGRGDAIGFTLFYTTSFIFTGLSVAVAFHAGLFNIGSEGQAYVGGLGAALVALALDRYVPWYVTMPFAVIGAAVFGAAWAFIPAWLQAKRGSHVVITTIMFNFIAAALMVYLLVNVLIVPGKMAPETRTFLPGGQLPKLDWLMAWFGLKLGPAPFNVSFLIALVMCFLVWVLIWRTKLGYEMRTLGVSPSAAIYAGIPYARTVIIAMLISGGLAGMMALNPVMGASARLQVEFVGGAGFVGIAVSLMGRSHPLGIIFSALLFGILYQGGADLSFEMPNITREMIVVIQGLVILFAGALEYMYRPTIVHIYQRLAKG, encoded by the coding sequence ATGAGCACCGCTTCCGCACCCCTACCAAACTGGATCAGCTATGGCCTGTTGCCATTGCTGAACGTCATCACCGCCTTTCTGATTTCCGGGCTCGTCGTCTGGTCCATCGGCGAAAATCCGCTGGCAGCACTTCGCCTGCTGATTGAAGGTGCGCTCGGCCGTGGCGACGCCATCGGCTTCACGCTGTTTTATACGACGAGCTTCATCTTCACCGGCCTCTCCGTCGCCGTGGCTTTTCATGCCGGCCTGTTCAACATCGGCTCCGAAGGTCAGGCCTACGTTGGCGGGCTGGGTGCGGCGCTGGTGGCGCTGGCACTTGACCGTTACGTGCCATGGTATGTGACGATGCCCTTCGCCGTCATCGGCGCTGCGGTTTTTGGTGCCGCCTGGGCCTTTATTCCGGCCTGGCTTCAGGCCAAACGCGGCAGCCACGTCGTCATCACCACCATCATGTTCAACTTCATCGCTGCGGCCTTGATGGTTTACCTGCTGGTGAATGTGCTGATCGTGCCGGGCAAGATGGCGCCGGAAACGCGCACCTTCCTGCCCGGTGGACAATTGCCGAAGCTGGACTGGCTGATGGCGTGGTTCGGCCTCAAGCTCGGGCCGGCGCCGTTCAACGTCTCCTTCCTTATCGCTCTGGTAATGTGTTTCCTCGTCTGGGTGCTGATCTGGCGCACCAAGCTTGGTTATGAGATGCGCACGCTCGGTGTCAGCCCTTCCGCTGCCATCTATGCCGGCATTCCCTATGCACGCACCGTCATCATCGCCATGCTCATTTCTGGCGGTCTGGCGGGCATGATGGCGCTGAACCCGGTCATGGGCGCTTCAGCGCGCCTGCAGGTGGAATTCGTCGGCGGTGCGGGTTTCGTCGGCATCGCCGTATCGCTGATGGGGCGAAGCCATCCGCTCGGCATCATTTTCTCGGCATTGCTGTTCGGCATTCTCTATCAGGGCGGCGCGGATCTTTCCTTCGAGATGCCCAACATTACCCGCGAGATGATCGTGGTTATCCAGGGTCTGGTGATCCTGTTCGCCGGCGCGCTGGAATATATGTACCGGCCGACGATCGTCCACATCTACCAGCGTTTGGCAAAGGGGTGA
- a CDS encoding ABC transporter permease, whose protein sequence is MDFFDMLVSILGSTVRLTIPLLFTALAGLFSERAGVFDIGLEGKMLAAAFASACVAYLTANPWAGLLAGIGVSIAFSLIHGFAVITNRGNQIVSGVALNFIAAGLTVVLGQAWFGQGGRTPQLPGEGRFAPIILPGADAMREVPFIGPLYANVISGNNILTYLAFLAVPLSWWVLYRTRFGLRLRAVGENPGAVDTAGISVTWMRYRAVIVAGFLCGFSGAYLAVAQSAAFIANMSAGKGYIALAALIFAKWKPVPVMFACLLFGFLDAFANFMQGKSVPGIGEVPVQIFQAMPYILTCILLAGFIGVAKPPKAGGVAYAKER, encoded by the coding sequence ATGGATTTTTTCGATATGCTGGTCAGCATTCTCGGCTCGACCGTCCGTCTCACCATCCCGCTTCTGTTCACCGCACTGGCCGGGCTGTTTTCCGAACGCGCCGGCGTGTTCGATATCGGCCTTGAAGGCAAGATGCTGGCGGCGGCCTTTGCTTCCGCCTGTGTCGCCTATCTTACCGCAAACCCGTGGGCCGGTCTTCTGGCCGGCATTGGCGTCTCCATCGCGTTCTCGCTGATCCATGGCTTTGCCGTGATTACCAATCGCGGCAACCAGATCGTTTCAGGTGTGGCGCTCAACTTCATCGCTGCCGGTCTGACGGTGGTTCTGGGCCAGGCATGGTTTGGGCAAGGTGGCCGCACGCCGCAATTGCCCGGGGAGGGGCGTTTTGCGCCAATCATCCTGCCCGGCGCGGATGCGATGCGCGAAGTCCCCTTCATCGGCCCGCTCTATGCCAATGTCATTTCCGGCAACAATATCCTCACCTATCTCGCCTTCCTGGCTGTACCGCTCTCCTGGTGGGTGCTTTACCGCACCCGTTTCGGCCTGCGCCTGCGCGCCGTCGGTGAAAATCCGGGCGCTGTCGATACGGCGGGCATTTCGGTGACGTGGATGCGTTACCGCGCGGTTATCGTCGCCGGTTTCCTCTGCGGTTTCTCAGGCGCCTATCTCGCCGTAGCACAATCGGCGGCCTTCATCGCCAACATGTCGGCCGGCAAGGGCTATATCGCGCTTGCCGCCTTGATCTTCGCGAAATGGAAGCCGGTGCCGGTCATGTTCGCCTGCCTGCTGTTCGGTTTTCTCGATGCCTTCGCCAATTTCATGCAGGGCAAATCCGTGCCTGGCATCGGCGAGGTGCCGGTGCAGATTTTCCAGGCAATGCCCTATATTTTGACCTGCATCCTGCTTGCCGGTTTCATTGGCGTTGCCAAGCCCCCCAAGGCCGGTGGCGTTGCCTATGCGAAGGAGCGTTAA
- a CDS encoding cytidine deaminase, whose product MSDPTSHALFEAAVEAMAFAYAPYSKFPVGAAIRADDGKIYKGANIENISFPQGWCAEPSAISAMIMGGAKKISEVAVFAEKLPLCTPCGGCRQKIAEFATPQTKIYLCDETGVQKVMTMEELLPSVFKTELP is encoded by the coding sequence ATGTCTGACCCGACATCCCATGCCCTGTTCGAGGCGGCGGTGGAGGCCATGGCCTTCGCTTATGCGCCTTATTCGAAATTTCCCGTCGGCGCGGCGATCCGCGCTGATGACGGCAAAATCTACAAGGGTGCCAATATCGAGAACATTTCCTTCCCGCAGGGTTGGTGCGCGGAACCGTCCGCTATCAGCGCCATGATCATGGGCGGGGCAAAAAAGATCAGCGAAGTCGCCGTCTTTGCCGAAAAGCTGCCGCTCTGCACGCCTTGCGGTGGTTGTCGCCAGAAGATTGCCGAATTCGCCACACCGCAGACGAAGATCTATCTTTGCGACGAAACCGGCGTCCAGAAGGTCATGACCATGGAAGAGCTTCTGCCCTCCGTCTTCAAGACCGAGTTGCCCTGA
- a CDS encoding purine-nucleoside phosphorylase, with amino-acid sequence MTDGLIDILVERLNGLMPRVAIVLGSGLGSLVEEVSDPIRVPYADLPGFPAGGVSGHAGELVAGYLGGEPVMMLSGRVHFYEKGDPAAMRPVIEALAGLGVQSLILTNSAGSVRQDMPPGSVMQITDHINYSGMNPLIGEESDRRFVGMTTAYDPDLMLAMRNAAIRATVPLFGGVYMWFSGPSFETPAEIRMARLLGADAVGMSTVPEVILARFFGMRVAAASVITNYGAGMTGAELSHEETKDMAPVGGKRLAAILKEMISGGA; translated from the coding sequence ATGACGGATGGCTTGATCGATATTCTGGTGGAGCGCCTGAACGGCCTGATGCCGCGCGTCGCCATTGTTCTCGGCTCTGGCCTGGGGTCGCTGGTGGAAGAAGTCAGCGACCCGATCCGTGTGCCCTATGCCGATCTTCCCGGGTTTCCCGCCGGTGGCGTTTCCGGCCATGCGGGCGAGCTGGTGGCCGGTTATCTCGGCGGCGAGCCCGTCATGATGCTGTCCGGTCGGGTGCATTTCTACGAAAAGGGCGATCCGGCGGCGATGCGCCCGGTCATCGAGGCGTTGGCCGGTCTCGGCGTGCAATCGCTCATCCTCACCAATTCGGCTGGTTCGGTAAGGCAGGATATGCCGCCCGGCTCCGTCATGCAGATCACCGATCACATCAATTATTCCGGCATGAATCCGCTGATCGGCGAGGAAAGCGACCGCCGCTTCGTCGGCATGACCACGGCTTATGATCCGGACCTGATGCTGGCAATGCGTAACGCCGCGATCCGCGCGACGGTGCCTTTGTTCGGCGGCGTCTATATGTGGTTTTCCGGGCCAAGCTTCGAAACGCCGGCGGAAATTCGCATGGCGCGGCTTCTCGGCGCGGATGCCGTTGGCATGTCCACCGTGCCGGAAGTCATCCTCGCGCGCTTTTTCGGGATGCGCGTTGCCGCCGCATCGGTTATTACCAATTACGGTGCCGGCATGACTGGTGCGGAACTGAGCCATGAGGAAACCAAGGACATGGCTCCCGTGGGCGGCAAGCGACTTGCCGCCATTCTGAAGGAAATGATCTCAGGAGGAGCGTGA
- the deoC gene encoding deoxyribose-phosphate aldolase, translating into MELQRPREAAALTLSLLDLTNLKEDCTPQQIAALCQRAHTDYGNTAAICIWPRFVAQARAAFGKEHVIRIATVVNFPSGDLDIATVVAETEAAIRDGADEIDLVIPYRKFIAGDEAAVSEMVAAVRKACVAPVLLKVILETGELKDKALIRRASELAIAEGADFIKTSTGKVAINATLEAADIMLQAIRDSRQKVGFKPAGGIGTVEDATLYLRLAETIMAPNWAMPSTFRFGASGVLDDVLNVLAGGEPAKAASGY; encoded by the coding sequence ATGGAACTCCAGCGTCCGCGCGAAGCGGCTGCCCTCACTCTGTCCTTGCTGGACCTGACCAATCTCAAGGAAGACTGCACGCCGCAGCAGATCGCCGCTTTGTGCCAGCGCGCGCATACGGATTATGGCAACACTGCCGCCATCTGCATCTGGCCGCGTTTCGTGGCGCAGGCGCGTGCGGCTTTCGGCAAAGAGCATGTGATCCGCATCGCCACCGTCGTCAATTTCCCCTCGGGCGATCTTGATATCGCGACTGTCGTGGCGGAAACGGAAGCAGCGATCCGTGATGGTGCCGATGAAATCGACCTCGTCATCCCCTATCGTAAATTCATAGCAGGCGATGAAGCGGCGGTTAGCGAAATGGTAGCGGCCGTGCGCAAGGCTTGTGTCGCACCCGTGCTGCTCAAGGTCATTCTCGAAACCGGCGAGTTGAAGGACAAGGCTCTGATCCGCCGCGCCTCCGAACTCGCCATCGCCGAAGGCGCTGACTTCATCAAGACCTCCACAGGCAAGGTCGCCATCAATGCCACGCTGGAGGCGGCAGACATCATGTTGCAGGCGATCCGCGACAGCCGGCAGAAAGTTGGTTTCAAACCTGCCGGTGGCATCGGCACGGTGGAGGATGCGACGCTTTACCTGCGGCTGGCGGAAACCATCATGGCACCCAACTGGGCCATGCCGTCCACTTTCCGCTTCGGTGCTTCGGGCGTTCTCGACGATGTGCTGAACGTGCTGGCCGGCGGCGAACCGGCCAAGGCCGCCAGCGGGTATTGA
- the deoA gene encoding thymidine phosphorylase: MSLIPQEIIRRKRDGLSLEPQEIAAFIGALSKDGISEGQAAAFAMAVFFRGMNRDEMVALTLAMRDSGDVLSWSDIGRPVADKHSTGGVGDNVSLMLAPIVAACGLAVPMISGRGLGHTGGTLDKLEAIPGYNVMPDEALFRQTVKAVGCAIIGQTGDLAPADKRLYAIRDVTATVDSVPLITASILSKKLAAGLETLVLDVKVGNGAFMQSVEDARNLARALVDVANGAGLPTTALITDMNQPLGDAAGNAVEIVNCLDFLAGRKAGTRLEKVVLSFAAEMLVQAQKAATLEEGEALAAAALSSGRAMEIFARMVSALGGPSDFVEDPTRYLPSAPVVLPVQAERSGWLTSCETRDLGMVVVELGGGRRTPSDIIDPAVGISDILPLGVKVEKGEPIAIVHAASTDEAERAVKRITACYAIADNALEIVDPILERIT; the protein is encoded by the coding sequence TTGAGCTTGATCCCGCAGGAAATCATCCGCCGCAAACGCGATGGCCTGTCTCTTGAGCCGCAGGAGATTGCCGCTTTCATCGGCGCGCTGTCGAAAGATGGCATATCGGAAGGGCAGGCGGCCGCCTTTGCCATGGCGGTGTTTTTTCGTGGCATGAACCGCGACGAGATGGTGGCGCTGACGCTCGCCATGCGCGATAGTGGCGATGTCCTCTCATGGAGCGATATTGGCAGGCCGGTGGCAGATAAGCACTCGACCGGTGGCGTCGGTGACAACGTTTCCCTGATGCTCGCTCCCATCGTTGCCGCCTGCGGTCTCGCCGTGCCGATGATTTCCGGCAGGGGCCTTGGCCACACCGGCGGCACGCTTGACAAGCTGGAAGCCATCCCGGGTTACAATGTCATGCCGGACGAGGCTTTGTTCCGCCAAACGGTGAAGGCGGTCGGCTGCGCCATCATCGGCCAGACAGGCGATCTCGCCCCAGCCGACAAACGCCTTTACGCTATCAGGGATGTGACCGCGACGGTTGATTCCGTACCGCTGATCACCGCCTCCATCCTGTCGAAGAAGCTTGCAGCCGGGCTTGAGACGCTGGTTCTCGACGTGAAGGTCGGCAACGGTGCTTTCATGCAGAGCGTGGAGGATGCCCGCAATCTGGCCCGTGCGCTGGTCGATGTGGCGAATGGTGCGGGTCTTCCGACGACGGCGCTTATAACCGACATGAACCAGCCACTTGGTGATGCAGCCGGCAATGCCGTCGAAATCGTCAATTGCCTGGATTTTCTGGCTGGTCGCAAGGCTGGAACCCGTCTGGAGAAGGTGGTCTTGTCCTTCGCCGCGGAAATGCTGGTGCAGGCTCAAAAGGCTGCCACGCTGGAGGAAGGCGAGGCGCTGGCCGCGGCCGCTCTGTCCTCCGGTCGGGCCATGGAAATCTTTGCGCGGATGGTTTCAGCACTGGGCGGACCCTCGGATTTCGTTGAGGACCCGACCCGTTATCTACCGTCCGCGCCGGTTGTTCTTCCGGTGCAGGCTGAGCGAAGTGGCTGGCTAACATCCTGCGAAACGCGTGATCTTGGCATGGTCGTCGTCGAACTTGGTGGGGGCAGGAGAACGCCGTCGGACATCATCGATCCGGCGGTCGGTATTTCAGATATCCTGCCGCTTGGCGTAAAGGTGGAAAAGGGCGAGCCGATCGCCATTGTCCATGCGGCTTCGACGGATGAGGCGGAACGTGCCGTCAAAAGGATAACGGCCTGTTACGCGATCGCCGACAATGCACTGGAGATCGTTGATCCCATCCTCGAGCGGATCACCTGA
- a CDS encoding TIGR02281 family clan AA aspartic protease, translated as MLARTIFLLIGLSVSATQIPALVEKFQQRPETDVEKPVAAPEVAKPQTASLGGINLKADARGHFNATFRINGKSFDGLVDTGASMVAINETIARRLGYGVNSLDYKYAISTANGQTMAAYVKLDRVEIGPIRVQNVDAMVLKDNALSNMLIGMSFLKQLSSFKVSGGEMRLVR; from the coding sequence TTGCTGGCGCGCACGATTTTTCTGCTTATCGGCCTTTCGGTCAGCGCCACGCAAATTCCGGCGCTGGTGGAGAAATTCCAGCAACGCCCTGAAACAGACGTCGAAAAGCCGGTGGCCGCACCCGAGGTCGCCAAGCCGCAAACGGCTTCGTTAGGCGGCATCAATCTGAAAGCAGATGCCCGCGGCCATTTCAACGCCACCTTCCGCATCAATGGCAAGTCCTTCGACGGGCTTGTTGATACCGGCGCTTCGATGGTCGCGATCAACGAGACGATTGCGCGCCGACTTGGTTACGGCGTCAACAGTCTGGACTACAAATATGCGATCTCGACAGCCAATGGCCAAACCATGGCGGCCTATGTGAAGCTTGACCGGGTGGAGATTGGTCCGATCCGCGTTCAGAATGTCGATGCCATGGTGCTGAAGGACAATGCGCTGAGCAACATGCTGATCGGCATGAGCTTTTTGAAACAACTGTCATCCTTCAAAGTCTCGGGCGGTGAAATGCGGCTGGTCAGGTGA
- the upp gene encoding uracil phosphoribosyltransferase → MDGVTVIEHPLVRHKLTIMRKKETSTAGFRRLLREISTLLCYEVTRDLEMTMETIDTPLETIQAPVLEGKKLVFASILRAGNGLLEGMLELVPSARVAHVGVYRDHDTLEAVEYYFKAPESLDARLVIVVDPMLATGNSSIAAVEKLKERGAKNIRFLCLLAAPEGIKNFREAHPDVPIYTAAIDRHLNEKGYIVPGLGDAGDRMYGTK, encoded by the coding sequence ATGGACGGCGTCACAGTCATTGAACATCCGCTGGTGCGGCACAAACTCACCATCATGCGCAAGAAGGAAACTTCCACGGCCGGCTTCCGTCGCCTGCTGAGGGAAATTTCGACGCTGCTTTGCTATGAAGTGACGCGCGACCTTGAAATGACGATGGAAACCATCGACACGCCGCTCGAAACCATTCAGGCTCCGGTTCTGGAAGGCAAGAAACTGGTTTTCGCCTCCATCCTGCGCGCCGGCAACGGCCTTCTGGAAGGCATGCTCGAACTGGTGCCGTCGGCGCGCGTTGCCCATGTCGGCGTGTATCGTGACCATGATACGCTGGAGGCCGTCGAATATTATTTCAAGGCTCCCGAAAGCCTCGATGCCCGTCTGGTCATCGTTGTCGACCCGATGCTGGCAACCGGCAACTCCTCCATCGCCGCTGTCGAAAAGCTGAAAGAACGGGGTGCAAAGAACATCCGCTTCCTGTGTCTGCTGGCAGCACCGGAAGGCATCAAGAATTTCCGCGAGGCGCATCCCGATGTGCCGATCTATACCGCCGCAATCGACAGACATCTGAACGAGAAGGGTTATATCGTCCCCGGCCTCGGTGACGCTGGCGACCGCATGTACGGCACCAAATAA
- a CDS encoding adenosine deaminase → MTSHLLKAEIHCHIEGAAPPALVAKQAEKYGIDTSGFLRDGQYVWSDFAEFIQCYDAVAQVFKTDEDYAVLTETYLTELAQANTIYSELIISPDHGDRIGLGADAYLAGIAEGIRIAKEKTGIETRILVTGERHFGPERVIAAAEYAARARHPLVTGFNMAGEERMGRVADYAHAFDIARDAGLGLTIHAGEVCGPESVADALDLIKPARIGHGVRAIEDAGLVSRLVETGTVLEVCPGSNIALKVYPDFASHPLKALRDAGVRVCINSDDPPFFFTSLAREYELAAGVFGFSDTEINGMTRTALECAFVDEATRGQLLARLDRARDDG, encoded by the coding sequence TTGACATCGCATTTGCTGAAAGCAGAAATCCACTGCCACATCGAAGGTGCGGCACCGCCTGCCCTCGTCGCAAAACAGGCAGAGAAATACGGCATAGACACCAGCGGTTTCCTGCGTGACGGCCAATATGTCTGGTCGGATTTTGCCGAGTTCATCCAGTGCTACGATGCGGTGGCGCAGGTGTTCAAGACGGATGAGGACTATGCCGTCCTGACCGAGACCTATCTGACCGAACTGGCGCAAGCCAACACGATCTATAGCGAGCTGATCATTTCACCCGACCATGGCGACCGTATCGGACTTGGCGCTGACGCCTATCTCGCCGGTATCGCCGAAGGCATCCGGATCGCGAAGGAAAAGACCGGCATCGAAACCCGTATCCTCGTTACCGGCGAACGGCATTTCGGTCCTGAACGGGTGATTGCAGCGGCCGAATATGCGGCACGTGCCCGGCATCCGCTGGTGACCGGTTTCAACATGGCCGGCGAGGAACGCATGGGCCGGGTTGCCGATTATGCGCACGCCTTCGATATTGCCCGCGATGCGGGTCTCGGACTGACCATCCACGCCGGCGAGGTCTGCGGACCGGAAAGCGTTGCCGATGCACTCGATCTCATCAAACCAGCACGCATCGGCCATGGCGTGCGCGCCATCGAAGATGCCGGTCTCGTCTCCCGGCTTGTCGAGACGGGAACGGTTTTGGAAGTCTGCCCCGGGTCGAATATCGCACTCAAAGTTTATCCGGATTTCGCCAGCCATCCGCTGAAGGCGTTGCGCGATGCCGGAGTGCGTGTATGCATCAATTCCGACGATCCGCCATTCTTCTTCACCTCGCTTGCCCGGGAATATGAGCTGGCCGCCGGCGTGTTCGGCTTCAGCGACACCGAGATCAACGGCATGACCCGTACCGCACTGGAATGCGCCTTCGTGGACGAGGCGACGCGCGGGCAGCTGCTTGCGAGACTGGATCGCGCCCGAGACGACGGTTGA
- a CDS encoding phosphopentomutase has translation MARAFLLVLDSFGVGGAPDAEHYGDLGANTLGHIAEFCAAGAADRPGLRSGPLKLPNMCSLGLLEIARQASGDIPAGMEPPERIFGLHGSASEVSKGKDTPSGHWEIAGTPVTFDWGYFPTEGDAFSPELVEAICKEADIPGILGNCHASGTDIIAQFGEEHIRSGKPICYTSSDSVFQIAAHESHFGLARLIALCETVRKLLDPLNIGRVIARPFVGETVATFERTGNRRDFSVPPPEPTLLDRLVEAERKVHAIGKIGDIYAHQGISRVIKANGNAALMDVTLQAIDEAENGDLVFTNFVDFDMLYGHRRDVAGYAAALEAFDARIPEIHRKMKPGDIAILTADHGCDPTWRGTDHTRERVPIMAFGPGIRSRDVGIRSSYADIGESIAHHLGIDAGSHGRSFI, from the coding sequence ATGGCAAGAGCATTTCTTCTCGTTCTGGATTCCTTCGGTGTCGGCGGTGCACCTGACGCAGAGCACTATGGTGATCTAGGCGCGAATACCCTCGGCCACATCGCCGAGTTCTGTGCCGCGGGTGCAGCCGACAGGCCGGGGCTTCGATCCGGCCCGCTGAAGCTGCCGAACATGTGCTCGCTTGGCCTTCTGGAGATCGCGCGCCAGGCAAGTGGCGATATTCCCGCCGGCATGGAGCCGCCGGAACGTATTTTCGGCCTGCATGGCTCAGCCAGCGAAGTTTCAAAAGGCAAGGATACGCCATCCGGCCACTGGGAAATCGCCGGAACGCCTGTCACCTTCGACTGGGGTTATTTCCCGACGGAAGGCGACGCCTTTTCCCCGGAGCTGGTGGAGGCCATCTGCAAAGAGGCGGATATTCCCGGCATTCTCGGCAATTGCCATGCGTCCGGCACTGACATCATCGCGCAATTCGGCGAAGAACATATCAGGAGCGGCAAGCCGATCTGCTACACCTCTTCCGATTCCGTGTTCCAGATCGCCGCGCATGAAAGCCATTTCGGGCTGGCCAGGCTGATCGCGCTCTGCGAGACGGTGCGCAAACTGCTTGATCCCTTGAATATCGGCCGCGTTATCGCCCGTCCTTTCGTCGGCGAGACGGTCGCCACCTTCGAACGTACCGGCAACCGCCGCGACTTTTCCGTGCCGCCGCCCGAACCGACGCTTCTCGACCGGCTGGTGGAGGCGGAGCGCAAAGTGCACGCCATCGGCAAGATCGGCGATATCTATGCCCATCAGGGTATCTCACGCGTCATCAAGGCAAATGGCAACGCCGCCCTGATGGATGTGACACTGCAGGCCATAGACGAGGCCGAAAATGGCGACCTCGTCTTTACCAATTTCGTCGATTTCGACATGCTTTATGGCCACCGTCGTGACGTTGCCGGTTATGCGGCTGCGCTTGAGGCTTTCGATGCGCGCATCCCGGAAATTCATCGCAAGATGAAGCCGGGAGACATCGCCATTCTTACCGCCGACCATGGTTGCGACCCCACCTGGCGCGGCACCGACCATACACGCGAACGGGTGCCAATCATGGCATTCGGGCCGGGCATCCGCTCCCGTGATGTCGGAATTCGTTCAAGCTACGCCGATATCGGCGAAAGCATCGCCCATCATCTTGGTATCGACGCCGGTTCACACGGCAGGAGCTTCATTTGA